The Streptomyces sp. NBC_00576 genome contains the following window.
GGCATGCCCGAGGAGTACGGCGACCGGCTGGTGCAGGCCGCCCGCGACTGCCTCAAGGGCAGCGAGACAGCGCTCGCCAGCCACGCATACCTCATGGAGGTCCTCAGCCGGCTCGCCGTCCGTCGCCGGGCCCAGCCTCAGGAGGACTTCACCAGCCACCTCGTCACGCACCCGGCCGGGCTCACCGACGAGGAGGTCAGGGAACACCTGCGCGTGGTGCTCCTCGCCTCCTACGAGGCCACGGCCAACCTCCTCGCCAACGTGCTGCGCATGGTGCTCACCGAACCGGGATTCCGGGCCCAGCTGAACGGCGGCCAGATGACCGTGCCCGAGGCGGTCGAGCAGTCACTGTGGGACGAGCCGCCGTTCAGCACCGTCTTCGCCTACTTCGCCAAGCAGGAAACCGAGCTGGGTGGCCAGCGCATCCGCAAGGGCGACGGACTCCTCCTCGGCATGGCACCGGGCAACGTCGATCCGCGCGTCCGCCCGGACCTCAAGGCGAATATGCAGGGCAACCGCTCGCACCTCGCCTTCAGCGGCGGCCCTCATGAGTGCCCGGGCCAGGACATCGGCCGCGCCATCGCCGACGTCGGCGTCGACGCACTGCTGACCCGCGTTCCGGACATCCAACTCGCCTGCGGGGAGCACGAGCTGAGCTGGCGGTCGTCCGTCGCGAACCGGCACCTGGTGGAACTGCCGGTGAGGTTCGCGCCGAAGGCCCAGCAGGACGTCATGGAGCGGCCCGCCGTCAACCCGTTGCCGCGGCAGCGACCCAACAACTGGCAGATCAGCTCTGAGCAGGCACAGCCTACGGTTCCGGCACCCGCCGCCCCGGCCCACGAGCCCACTCCGTCGCCTGTGCCCGAACCGGCCCGCCGACCGGGCGTGTTCCGCCGCCTCCTGCGCTGGTGGCGCGGCGAGTGAGCCGACCGGCCACCGCAGTCACCCCGCCCACTCCTCGTACGACGACCAGGCCCGCAGCACCCGCGGGCTGACGAACCGGTGCGCGCGCCCCGTGACCGGATCGGTGAACTCCAGCACCCGCGCCAGCAGTTGGAGCGGGCGCCGGAAGTCACCGGCCGCCACGGGGTCGGTCACCACCGGATAGAGGGGATCGCCGAGGATCGGCACCCCCAACGCGCTCATGTGCACCCGCAGTTGGTGTGTCTGCCCGGTACTCGGTGTCAACCGGTACCGGGCACGCCCGTTCCGGTGCTCAAGCAACTCGACCCGGCTCTCGGCGTTGGGCTCGCCCTCGACCTCGTAGGCCGCCAGCACCCCGCGCTCTTTGACGATCCGGCTGCG
Protein-coding sequences here:
- a CDS encoding cytochrome P450 — its product is MTPEPHSLTSTDDPALGPPPGCPAHGTGPGGLRRLYGPEAEDLGAVYEKLRAEHGAVAPALLHEDVPIWVVLGHGENLHMVSTPSQYCKDSRLWTPMLDGTVKPDHPLMPHFAWQPICAHAEGDEHLRLRGAVTGAMSTIDHRGIRRHINRATQHLVNQFCEDGKADLVGQFAEHLPMAVMCEILGMPEEYGDRLVQAARDCLKGSETALASHAYLMEVLSRLAVRRRAQPQEDFTSHLVTHPAGLTDEEVREHLRVVLLASYEATANLLANVLRMVLTEPGFRAQLNGGQMTVPEAVEQSLWDEPPFSTVFAYFAKQETELGGQRIRKGDGLLLGMAPGNVDPRVRPDLKANMQGNRSHLAFSGGPHECPGQDIGRAIADVGVDALLTRVPDIQLACGEHELSWRSSVANRHLVELPVRFAPKAQQDVMERPAVNPLPRQRPNNWQISSEQAQPTVPAPAAPAHEPTPSPVPEPARRPGVFRRLLRWWRGE